Proteins from a single region of Oncorhynchus keta strain PuntledgeMale-10-30-2019 unplaced genomic scaffold, Oket_V2 Un_contig_15275_pilon_pilon, whole genome shotgun sequence:
- the LOC127918927 gene encoding 3-hydroxyisobutyrate dehydrogenase, mitochondrial-like: MAAVLRGSRNLWGRSLKHVDFTLVSSRSMASKTQVGFIGLGNMGKPMAKNLLKHGYPVIATDVFPESCKELQELGAQIVDNPAEVADQADRVVTMLPSSPNVIEVYTGPNGILKKVKKGSLLIDSSTIDPAVSKEMAVAAEKMGAVFMDAPVSGGVGAASSGKLTFMVGGVEEEFTAAQELLTCMGANVVYCGAVGTGQAAKICNNMLLAIGMIGTSETMNLGIRLGLDPKLLAKILNMSSGRCWSSDTYNPVPGVMEGVPSGNDYQGGFGTQLMAKDLGLAQTTATNTKTPVPLGSLAHQIYRMMCARGYSAKDFSSVFQFLREDEENEGQ; this comes from the exons ATGGCCGCTGTTTTAAGGGGGTCTCGGAACCTATGGGGAAGGAGCCTCAAACATGTTGACTTTACTTTGG TCTCCAGCAGGTCCATGGCCTCTAAGACCCAGGTGGGTTTCATCGGCCTGGGGAACATGGGAAAACCCATGGCCAAGAACCTGCTGAAGCACGGATACCCCGTCATCGCCACTGACGTCTTCCCTGAGTCCTGCAAAGAACTGCAAGAGTTGGGTGCCCAG ATTGTGGATAACCCTGCGGAGGTGGCAGACCAGGCAGACCGCGTCGTCACCATGCTGCCCTCCAGTCCCAACGTCATCGAGGTTTACACTGGGCCCAACGGTATCCTCAA GAAGGTTAAGAAAGGCTCGCTACTCATCGACTCCAGCACCATCGACCCAGCCGTTTCCAAGGAGATGGCCGTGGCCGCGGAGAAGATGGGGGCAGTTTTTATGGACGCACCTGTGTCAGGAG gtgtgggggctgccaGCTCGGGGAAGCTGACCTTCATGgtggggggagtagaggaggaattCACTGCGGCCCAGGAGCTGCTCACCTGTATGGGAGCCAACGTGGTGTACTGTGGGGCTGTCGGCACTGGACAG GCAGCCAAAATCTGCAACAATATGCTGCTGGCGATAGGCATGATCGGGACCTCTGAGACCATGAACCTTGGCATCAG ACTAGGTCTGGACCCTAAGCTACTGGCTAAGATCCTGAACATGAGTTCAGGTCGCTGCTGGTCCAGTGACACCTACAACCCTGTACCTGGTGTCATGGAGGGAGTCCCCTCTGGAAACGACTACCAGGGAGGCTTTGGGACCCAACTCATGGccaag GACCTGGGGCTAGCCCAGACTACAGCCACCAACACCAAGACCCCTGTCCCTCTGGGCTCCCTGGCCCACCAGATATACCGCATGATGTGTGCTCGGGGCTACTCCGCCAAAGACTTCTCCTCTGTCTTCCAGTTcctgagggaggatgaggagaacgAGGGCCAATAG